A part of Amycolatopsis lurida genomic DNA contains:
- the rph gene encoding ribonuclease PH — protein MARKDGRNDDQLRDIKITRGFQRWPAGSVLIEFGDTRVLCAASVTEGVPRWRAGSGLGWVTAEYAMLPSATNTRSDRESIKGRVGGRTHEISRLIGRSLRACIDLAALGENTIVIDCDVIQADGGTRTAAVTGGYVALADAVTWLGAAGRLADPQPLSSSVAAVSVGVVDGRVRLDLPYEEDSRAEVDMNVVATDTGTLIEVQGTGEGATFARSTLDTMLDMALAGCEELTRLQTEALALPYPGELPEPRPDKKKGAK, from the coding sequence GTGGCGAGAAAAGACGGCAGGAACGACGACCAGCTTCGCGACATCAAGATCACCCGCGGCTTCCAGCGGTGGCCCGCGGGCTCGGTGTTGATCGAATTCGGCGACACCCGGGTGCTGTGCGCGGCGAGCGTCACCGAAGGCGTCCCCCGCTGGCGGGCCGGTTCCGGCCTCGGCTGGGTCACCGCCGAGTACGCGATGCTGCCGTCGGCGACCAACACCCGTAGCGACCGCGAATCCATCAAGGGCCGCGTCGGCGGCCGCACCCACGAGATCTCCCGGCTGATCGGCCGGTCCCTGCGCGCCTGCATCGACCTGGCGGCGCTGGGAGAGAACACGATCGTCATCGACTGCGACGTCATCCAGGCCGACGGTGGCACCCGCACGGCCGCGGTGACCGGCGGTTATGTCGCGCTCGCCGACGCCGTCACCTGGCTCGGCGCGGCGGGCCGCCTCGCCGACCCGCAGCCGCTTTCGTCTTCGGTGGCCGCGGTGAGCGTCGGCGTCGTCGACGGCCGGGTGCGCCTCGACCTGCCTTACGAGGAGGACTCGCGCGCGGAGGTCGACATGAACGTCGTCGCCACCGACACGGGCACCCTGATCGAGGTACAGGGCACCGGCGAGGGCGCCACCTTCGCGCGGTCCACTTTGGACACCATGCTGGACATGGCGCTCGCGGGCTGTGAGGAACTGACGCGGTTGCAGACCGAGGCGCTCGCGTTGCCGTACCCCGGCGAACTGCCCGAGCCGCGTCCGGACAAGAAGAAGGGCGCGAAGTGA
- a CDS encoding arylamine N-acetyltransferase family protein, which translates to MGFPSSEHVDVPTYLARLGLEHEPPSLDALFRLHKAHVERVPYEDFEVQLGRVTPLDPAVSFGRIAAGRGGYCYHLNGAFSALLRALGYQVTRHPSGAQMPGAPSGIHLNHLALTVTGLPEEPQAGWLVDVGLGDGIHEPIPLREGEYKQGPLVFRMRPSEVTPGGWRFDHDPQGSFVGMDFAPEAAVMADFAEKHIELSTAEDSGFVRTLVVQRRDAEGVDSLRALTLSGLPGGKTVLESPAEWWTAIEDVFGVARAGFTGEEQDRLWRQAVAQHERHAVGGREALPSA; encoded by the coding sequence ATGGGGTTCCCTTCTTCCGAGCACGTCGACGTGCCCACCTACCTCGCGCGACTCGGCCTCGAGCACGAGCCGCCGAGCCTCGACGCGCTCTTCCGGCTGCACAAGGCTCATGTGGAGCGGGTGCCGTACGAGGATTTCGAAGTCCAGCTCGGCCGCGTGACCCCGCTGGACCCGGCGGTGTCGTTCGGCCGGATCGCCGCCGGCCGCGGTGGCTACTGCTATCACCTCAACGGCGCGTTCTCGGCACTGCTGCGGGCGCTCGGTTATCAGGTCACCCGGCATCCGAGCGGGGCACAGATGCCGGGCGCACCGTCCGGGATCCACCTCAATCACCTGGCGCTGACGGTGACCGGGCTGCCGGAGGAGCCCCAGGCCGGCTGGCTGGTCGACGTCGGGCTCGGGGACGGCATCCACGAGCCGATCCCGCTGCGTGAGGGCGAGTACAAGCAGGGGCCGCTGGTGTTCCGCATGCGCCCCTCGGAGGTCACGCCGGGCGGCTGGCGGTTCGACCACGATCCGCAAGGCAGTTTCGTCGGGATGGACTTCGCGCCGGAGGCGGCCGTGATGGCCGACTTCGCCGAGAAGCACATCGAGCTGTCGACGGCCGAGGATTCCGGCTTCGTCCGCACGCTGGTGGTGCAGCGGCGCGACGCGGAGGGAGTGGATTCGCTGCGCGCGCTGACCTTGAGCGGCCTTCCGGGCGGCAAGACCGTGCTGGAATCACCGGCCGAGTGGTGGACGGCGATCGAGGACGTCTTCGGAGTGGCTCGCGCCGGCTTCACCGGAGAGGAACAGGACCGGCTGTGGCGGCAGGCCGTCGCCCAGCACGAACGTCACGCTGTGGGAGGAAGGGAGGCCTTGCCCAGCGCGTAG
- a CDS encoding NACHT domain-containing protein: MTGLEGPALKLGGTIAMHAAKSWLQRRRKKTERESSLAELAADELKGPLEKRKLENLVETIGLQVAEELKPILAGRFSSLPENEITAAFLAVEDTLGKVDLSDEALLADDADPELLARRVREQFPARSAMLAERAANLYELTLDQACRHLVMVVRHLPSFQPSALAEILGRLTRQSDQLDQLLARIPKTSLTAPAGTDHDAEFRAEYLSLLSRKLDRLDLLGLTKDDQPTLPLTVAYLSLSVSSESSRGDDLPKAWFAKHAGHRRDGTTMRAESAIGEEHRTLVRGEAGSGKTTLLNWLAIGAAGDRFTGKLSTWNGFVPFPIRLRSFASGDLPGAEHFVAHAAPTLAGRAPANWADRVLRSGKAMILVDGVDEVEAPRRRKVKDWLHELGLTYPEARFVVTSRSAAADQRWLYQEGFGSVLLEPMSSTDIHALVDKWHEAAVSVRPEEDLDDARRRLLSQLNNRPHLRTLASSPLLCSMLCALNWAHRSELPRDRMDLYRKALSMLLHLRDTARSITVLLTEQQKLILLGHLAWRLTSSGKVELPKDEVLEHIAYRLGWIPHVDHDAEEVLNHLLERSGVLREPVSGRVDFVHRTFQEFLAASEATDARYLDTLIANAHRDTWRETVIMACGHAKHHQADKLLTEILDRADAEPQHTRRLRLLAAACLETVSNIDPAVIKRVEQNIREHLVPPRDLRETQSLASVGPRLLRYLPETTDGLSEAAAAATVRATTLTAGDDALPLLRNFAQDPRPKVQKQLSEAWQYFDPGRFADEVLADSPLQNGKFEVNAGRLLPYVDRLRHLDALSVRLPSSEKQPDLGLLSGVPALQTLEMSFGGNVVVDVTTLTDHPALTEVRLFFAKKYTGLQALKSLAALKEMAFLRSSPWRGLEALGRLEQVRTLTLDHLESIKSLEALAAMTSLTRLRMWECSPRTMAATPPMPGITQLSLYSDLKTGITAQLIAETFPGLMYLSVDSADMTDLAPLAHLPLTSLSLLSCTLSDLSPLASHPTLKTFLIYANEGDAVDVRPLADLDISLRARPEARIVGLDELGPHVKFF; this comes from the coding sequence ATGACGGGGCTGGAGGGACCCGCACTCAAACTGGGCGGCACTATCGCCATGCACGCGGCGAAGTCGTGGCTGCAGCGGCGTCGGAAGAAGACCGAACGCGAGTCGAGCCTCGCCGAGCTGGCGGCGGACGAGCTCAAAGGACCGCTGGAGAAACGCAAGCTCGAGAACCTGGTGGAGACGATCGGCCTGCAAGTGGCCGAAGAGCTGAAGCCGATTCTCGCCGGGCGCTTCTCATCGCTGCCCGAAAACGAGATCACCGCGGCGTTCCTCGCCGTCGAGGACACACTCGGCAAAGTCGATCTCTCCGATGAAGCACTCCTGGCGGATGACGCCGACCCAGAACTTCTGGCCCGGCGCGTCCGCGAACAGTTCCCGGCCCGCTCGGCCATGCTCGCCGAGCGGGCGGCGAATCTGTACGAACTGACCCTGGATCAGGCGTGCCGTCATCTGGTGATGGTGGTGCGGCATCTGCCGTCGTTCCAGCCGTCGGCACTCGCCGAGATCTTGGGACGGCTGACCCGGCAATCGGACCAGCTGGACCAGCTCCTCGCGCGGATCCCGAAGACGAGCCTCACCGCACCGGCGGGAACCGATCACGACGCGGAGTTCCGAGCGGAGTACCTGAGCCTGCTCTCCCGCAAACTGGACAGGCTCGACCTGCTCGGGCTGACCAAGGACGATCAGCCGACGCTACCGCTGACAGTCGCGTACCTCAGCCTCTCCGTCTCCTCGGAAAGCTCGCGCGGGGACGACCTGCCGAAGGCCTGGTTCGCGAAACACGCCGGCCACCGCCGCGACGGGACGACCATGCGGGCGGAAAGCGCGATCGGGGAAGAGCACCGGACGCTGGTCCGCGGCGAAGCGGGTTCCGGTAAGACCACCCTGTTGAACTGGCTCGCGATCGGCGCGGCGGGCGACCGGTTCACCGGAAAGCTGTCGACATGGAACGGATTCGTCCCGTTCCCGATCCGGCTGCGGAGTTTCGCCTCCGGCGATCTCCCCGGCGCCGAGCATTTCGTTGCGCACGCCGCGCCCACACTCGCCGGACGGGCACCCGCGAACTGGGCGGACCGTGTATTGCGAAGCGGAAAGGCGATGATCCTGGTCGACGGCGTCGACGAGGTCGAAGCACCACGCCGCCGGAAGGTCAAGGACTGGCTCCACGAACTCGGGCTGACCTATCCGGAAGCACGTTTCGTCGTCACCTCCCGGAGCGCGGCGGCCGATCAGCGGTGGCTTTACCAGGAAGGTTTCGGCTCTGTTCTGCTGGAACCGATGAGCTCGACCGACATCCACGCGCTCGTCGACAAGTGGCATGAGGCCGCGGTTTCCGTGCGCCCCGAAGAAGATCTCGACGATGCCCGGCGACGACTGCTGAGTCAGCTGAACAACCGCCCGCATCTGCGCACGCTGGCCTCGAGCCCATTGCTCTGCTCGATGCTGTGCGCGTTGAACTGGGCACACCGTTCCGAATTGCCGCGTGACCGGATGGACCTGTACCGCAAAGCGTTGTCGATGCTGCTGCACCTGCGCGACACCGCGCGCAGCATCACCGTCCTGCTCACCGAACAGCAGAAACTGATCCTGCTCGGACATCTGGCCTGGCGGCTCACCTCCAGCGGCAAGGTCGAACTGCCGAAGGACGAAGTCTTGGAGCACATCGCCTATCGGCTGGGCTGGATACCGCACGTCGACCACGACGCGGAAGAAGTGCTGAACCATCTCCTCGAACGCAGCGGAGTGCTGCGAGAGCCGGTAAGTGGCCGGGTGGACTTCGTGCACCGGACCTTCCAGGAGTTCCTCGCCGCGAGCGAAGCCACCGACGCACGCTATCTGGACACCCTGATCGCGAACGCGCATCGGGACACCTGGCGAGAGACCGTGATCATGGCCTGCGGCCACGCGAAGCACCATCAGGCCGACAAGCTGCTTACGGAGATTCTCGACCGTGCCGACGCGGAACCGCAGCACACCCGCCGCTTACGCCTGCTCGCGGCGGCCTGCCTGGAAACGGTCAGCAACATCGATCCGGCCGTGATCAAACGAGTCGAGCAGAACATCCGGGAGCATCTCGTCCCACCGCGAGACCTTCGCGAAACCCAGTCCCTGGCGTCGGTCGGCCCCCGGCTCTTACGCTATCTCCCGGAAACCACCGACGGGCTCAGCGAGGCCGCCGCCGCCGCGACCGTCCGGGCGACCACACTCACGGCGGGCGATGACGCTCTGCCGCTTCTGCGCAACTTCGCTCAGGATCCCCGGCCGAAGGTCCAAAAGCAGCTCAGTGAGGCTTGGCAGTACTTCGATCCGGGACGCTTCGCCGATGAAGTCCTAGCCGATTCTCCTTTGCAGAACGGCAAGTTCGAAGTCAACGCCGGCAGGCTGTTGCCCTATGTGGACCGGCTTCGGCATCTTGACGCTTTGTCCGTCAGGCTCCCCAGCTCCGAGAAACAGCCCGACCTCGGCTTGCTCTCAGGTGTGCCCGCACTCCAGACGCTCGAGATGAGCTTCGGCGGGAACGTTGTCGTGGACGTAACCACCCTGACCGACCATCCGGCGTTGACGGAGGTCAGACTTTTCTTCGCCAAGAAGTACACCGGTCTGCAAGCTCTGAAATCCTTGGCAGCGCTCAAGGAAATGGCCTTCTTGCGGTCCTCGCCGTGGCGAGGCCTGGAAGCACTCGGCCGCCTTGAGCAGGTACGTACTCTGACGCTCGATCACTTGGAGTCGATCAAAAGTCTCGAGGCACTGGCCGCGATGACCTCGCTGACGAGACTCCGCATGTGGGAGTGTTCTCCTCGCACGATGGCCGCTACACCACCGATGCCCGGAATCACCCAGCTGAGCCTCTACAGCGACTTGAAAACCGGAATCACCGCACAGTTGATCGCCGAGACATTCCCCGGCCTGATGTACCTTTCGGTGGACTCCGCCGACATGACGGATTTGGCCCCCCTGGCCCATCTCCCGCTGACGTCACTCAGTCTGTTGTCGTGCACGCTCAGCGACCTCAGCCCGCTGGCCTCGCACCCGACGCTGAAGACCTTCTTGATCTACGCGAACGAGGGAGACGCCGTGGACGTCCGTCCGTTGGCGGATCTCGACATCAGCCTGCGCGCACGACCAGAAGCCCGCATTGTCGGACTCGACGAACTCGGGCCCCACGTGAAGTTCTTCTAG
- a CDS encoding aspartate/glutamate racemase family protein, with the protein MKVIGLLGGMSWESSAEYYRLVNERVRELRGGYHSARTVLYSVDFAEIEAMQAEGRWDDAGRELNRAALALEAAGADFVVLCTNTMHKVADQLTDGLDVPLLHLADTTAAAVKAREITRVGLLGTGFTMARPFYRERLAAHGLDVLVPDEKDRETVHRVIYDELVHGVVTEDSRERYREVIARLVEAGAEGVIYGCTEIELLVGPEDSPVPTFPTTRLHAEAAVDYALGKASLPPTA; encoded by the coding sequence ATGAAGGTCATCGGGTTGCTGGGCGGGATGAGCTGGGAATCGTCGGCCGAGTACTACCGGCTGGTCAACGAACGCGTCCGCGAGTTGCGCGGCGGGTATCACTCCGCGCGCACCGTGCTGTACTCCGTGGACTTCGCCGAAATCGAAGCGATGCAGGCGGAAGGGCGCTGGGACGACGCCGGACGGGAACTGAACCGCGCCGCCCTCGCTCTCGAAGCCGCCGGAGCGGACTTCGTCGTCCTCTGCACCAACACGATGCACAAGGTCGCCGACCAGCTCACCGACGGCCTGGACGTGCCGCTCCTGCATCTCGCCGACACCACGGCGGCCGCGGTCAAGGCCCGCGAAATCACCAGGGTCGGGCTCCTGGGCACCGGGTTCACCATGGCCCGGCCGTTCTACCGCGAACGTCTCGCCGCCCACGGTCTCGACGTGCTCGTGCCGGACGAGAAGGACCGCGAGACGGTGCACCGGGTCATCTACGACGAGCTCGTCCACGGTGTCGTCACGGAGGACTCCCGTGAGCGGTACCGCGAGGTCATCGCGAGACTCGTCGAGGCGGGCGCGGAGGGTGTGATCTACGGCTGCACCGAGATCGAACTGCTCGTCGGTCCTGAAGACAGCCCGGTGCCCACCTTCCCTACGACGAGGCTGCACGCCGAAGCGGCCGTGGACTACGCGCTGGGCAAGGCCTCCCTTCCTCCCACAGCGTGA
- a CDS encoding rhomboid family intramembrane serine protease, whose translation MPSQPVPASEPGSDPAKRVLPANPRAAAIVALAFTALLYLVELVDVVLPADLDQSGGIVARELSDLDGVLWAPLLHAGWGHLFSNTVPVLVFAFLAMSAGIGRWVLVTAIIWVLSGVGVWLIAPGGTVTVGASGVAFGWLAFLLVRGIFNRAVGQILVAVVLLGIWSGMLWGLLPGDPNVSWQGHLFGALSGVFAAWLMARRDRSQARKATGPGSLAG comes from the coding sequence TTGCCTTCCCAGCCGGTCCCGGCGAGCGAGCCCGGCAGCGATCCGGCCAAACGCGTCCTGCCGGCGAATCCGAGGGCCGCCGCGATCGTCGCGCTGGCCTTCACCGCGCTGCTCTACCTGGTCGAGCTGGTCGACGTCGTGCTGCCCGCCGACCTCGACCAGAGCGGTGGCATCGTCGCCCGCGAGCTCTCCGATCTCGACGGCGTGCTGTGGGCGCCGCTGCTGCACGCGGGCTGGGGGCATCTGTTCTCCAACACCGTCCCGGTGCTGGTGTTCGCCTTCCTCGCGATGTCCGCGGGTATCGGCCGGTGGGTACTGGTCACCGCGATCATCTGGGTGCTGTCCGGCGTCGGTGTCTGGCTGATCGCGCCGGGTGGCACGGTGACCGTCGGAGCGTCCGGCGTCGCCTTCGGCTGGCTCGCGTTCCTGCTGGTCCGGGGCATTTTCAACCGTGCGGTCGGGCAGATCCTGGTGGCCGTGGTGCTGCTGGGCATCTGGAGCGGAATGCTCTGGGGACTGCTTCCGGGTGATCCGAACGTCTCCTGGCAGGGCCACCTGTTCGGCGCGCTGTCCGGGGTCTTCGCGGCCTGGTTGATGGCGCGGAGGGACAGGTCCCAAGCCAGGAAAGCGACCGGTCCCGGTAGCCTCGCCGGGTGA
- the rdgB gene encoding RdgB/HAM1 family non-canonical purine NTP pyrophosphatase yields MTKLLLATRNAKKLGELRRILIAEGIEGVEVIGLADVPEFPEAPETAPDFEGNALAKAQDAAAATGLPAIADDSGIAVDALNGMPGVLSARWSGKHGDDEANLDLVLAQLSDTPDERMGAAFVCAAALVVPGGDETVVRGEWRGSLIRERRGTNGFGYDPIFVPEGGTRTSAELEPSEKDEASHRGKALRALVGELRKLAG; encoded by the coding sequence GTGACCAAGCTGCTCCTCGCCACCCGCAACGCGAAGAAGCTGGGTGAACTCCGGCGCATCCTCATCGCCGAAGGGATCGAAGGCGTCGAGGTCATCGGCCTCGCCGACGTCCCCGAGTTCCCCGAAGCGCCCGAAACCGCTCCGGACTTCGAAGGCAACGCGCTCGCCAAGGCCCAGGACGCGGCCGCCGCGACCGGCCTCCCGGCGATCGCCGACGATTCGGGCATCGCCGTCGACGCGCTCAACGGCATGCCGGGCGTGCTTTCGGCGCGCTGGTCGGGCAAGCACGGAGACGACGAGGCGAACCTGGATCTCGTGCTGGCGCAGCTGTCCGACACACCCGACGAGCGCATGGGCGCCGCTTTCGTCTGCGCGGCCGCGTTGGTCGTGCCCGGCGGTGACGAAACCGTGGTGCGTGGCGAATGGCGCGGCTCGCTGATCCGGGAACGCCGTGGTACCAACGGATTCGGCTACGATCCGATCTTCGTGCCCGAGGGCGGGACGCGGACTTCCGCGGAGCTGGAGCCGTCCGAAAAGGACGAAGCTTCGCACCGGGGGAAGGCGCTGCGGGCATTGGTGGGAGAGCTGCGCAAGCTGGCGGGGTGA
- the murI gene encoding glutamate racemase yields MTKPSADAPIGVFDSGVGGLTVARAILEQLPGEQLRYVGDTARNPYGPLPIATARQYALEALDDIVEGGVKALVIACNTASAACLRDARERYDVPVIEVVLPAARRAVSATRSGRIGVIGTEGTVRSRAYDDAFNAAQDVEITSVACPRFVDFVERGITTGRQVLGLAQGYLEPLLDAQVDTLVMGCTHYPLLSGVLQIVMGQDVTLVSSAEETARDLVRVLTEADLLAERDTPPRHEFVATGSAEPFTRLAQRFMGFAPGVLAPTSA; encoded by the coding sequence GTGACCAAGCCGAGCGCCGACGCCCCCATCGGCGTCTTCGATTCCGGAGTGGGCGGGCTCACCGTCGCCAGGGCGATCCTGGAACAGCTGCCCGGTGAGCAGTTGCGCTACGTCGGCGACACCGCCCGCAACCCGTACGGTCCGCTTCCCATCGCCACCGCGCGGCAGTACGCGCTGGAAGCGCTGGACGACATCGTCGAAGGCGGGGTGAAGGCGCTGGTCATCGCCTGCAACACCGCTTCCGCCGCCTGCCTTCGCGACGCGAGGGAGCGGTACGACGTCCCCGTGATCGAGGTCGTCCTCCCGGCCGCGCGCCGGGCCGTGTCCGCGACGCGCTCCGGCCGCATCGGCGTGATCGGTACCGAGGGCACCGTGCGGTCGCGCGCCTACGACGACGCCTTCAACGCCGCGCAGGACGTCGAGATCACCAGTGTCGCGTGCCCGCGGTTCGTGGACTTCGTCGAACGCGGGATCACCACCGGGCGCCAGGTGCTCGGCCTCGCACAGGGCTATCTCGAACCACTGCTGGACGCGCAGGTCGACACGCTGGTCATGGGCTGCACGCACTATCCGTTGCTGTCCGGGGTGCTGCAGATCGTCATGGGCCAGGACGTGACGCTGGTGTCCAGCGCCGAGGAGACCGCGCGTGACCTCGTGCGCGTCCTCACCGAGGCCGACCTCCTCGCCGAGCGCGACACCCCGCCGCGGCACGAGTTCGTCGCCACCGGATCCGCCGAGCCGTTCACCAGACTCGCTCAGCGGTTCATGGGCTTCGCTCCGGGTGTGCTGGCTCCCACCAGCGCCTAA
- a CDS encoding glycoside hydrolase family 25 protein, whose protein sequence is MALGIDIYSRFQSVTNWQAVKDHGVTFVFVKLTDGGGLPNGGRNTGDALVAGARSVGIPVGGYHFAQASPSPEAQADVLIAEVRRLGATGCVPMLDLEDNPPGSGAPNIPDGRKRDFSIRFCNRVAGHGFRPGIYMNNSLAKMLRPDRFGVRDLVIWIARYGARPDAAAGHYDVHQYSDAGRVPGIRASSVDLNESYTNAHLTGGGAAPKRKATTELMERRTIPASMDTTSVRLLLSGSETAAIIVRPRIDGDGITDSPVYQGNIYAWGSDKVGIGYNPMDQPGFVSKTVSHRRYRLPGAVWADFEYSSAVDFEIDIVG, encoded by the coding sequence ATGGCGCTGGGAATAGATATCTACAGTCGCTTCCAATCCGTTACCAATTGGCAGGCCGTCAAGGATCATGGCGTGACCTTCGTCTTCGTCAAGCTCACGGACGGCGGTGGCCTGCCGAACGGCGGGCGCAACACCGGCGACGCGCTGGTGGCGGGCGCGAGATCCGTGGGAATCCCGGTGGGCGGCTATCACTTCGCTCAGGCGAGCCCCTCGCCCGAGGCGCAGGCCGACGTGTTGATCGCGGAGGTCCGGCGGCTCGGGGCGACCGGCTGCGTCCCGATGCTCGACCTCGAGGACAATCCGCCGGGTTCGGGGGCGCCGAACATCCCCGACGGGCGCAAGCGGGACTTCTCGATCAGGTTCTGCAACCGCGTGGCGGGACACGGCTTCCGCCCCGGGATCTACATGAACAACTCACTCGCCAAGATGCTGCGCCCCGACCGGTTCGGCGTACGGGACCTCGTCATCTGGATCGCGCGCTACGGCGCCAGACCCGATGCCGCGGCGGGCCACTACGACGTGCATCAGTACTCGGACGCCGGCCGAGTCCCCGGTATCCGCGCGAGCAGTGTCGACCTCAACGAGTCCTACACGAACGCCCACTTGACCGGCGGCGGCGCCGCCCCGAAACGGAAGGCGACGACAGAACTCATGGAACGCAGAACCATTCCGGCCAGCATGGACACCACGTCGGTGCGGCTGCTGCTTTCGGGCAGCGAGACGGCCGCGATCATCGTGCGGCCGCGTATCGACGGCGACGGCATCACCGACTCGCCTGTCTACCAGGGGAACATCTACGCCTGGGGGAGCGACAAAGTCGGCATCGGCTACAACCCGATGGATCAGCCAGGGTTCGTCTCCAAGACGGTCTCGCACCGGCGCTACCGGCTGCCCGGCGCGGTGTGGGCCGACTTCGAGTACAGCTCGGCCGTGGACTTCGAGATCGACATCGTCGGCTGA
- the bcp gene encoding thioredoxin-dependent thiol peroxidase, translating into MTEQRLSPGDKAPDFTLPDSEGNDVKLSDFRGKSVVVYFYPNAGTPGCTKQACDFRDSLAQLNDAGYQVLGISPDKPAKLAKFVEAEGLTFPLLSDTEKTVLKAYSAFGEKKNYGKVYEGVIRSTFVVDPEGKIAVAQYNVRATGHVAKLLRDLDLAS; encoded by the coding sequence ATGACCGAGCAGCGACTTTCCCCCGGCGACAAAGCGCCCGACTTCACCCTCCCCGACAGTGAGGGCAACGACGTCAAGCTCAGCGACTTCCGCGGCAAGTCGGTCGTCGTGTACTTCTACCCGAACGCCGGCACGCCGGGCTGCACGAAGCAGGCTTGCGACTTCCGGGACAGCCTCGCGCAGCTCAACGACGCCGGCTACCAGGTGCTCGGCATCTCGCCCGACAAGCCCGCGAAGCTCGCGAAGTTCGTCGAGGCGGAAGGGCTGACCTTCCCGCTGCTGTCCGACACGGAGAAGACCGTTCTCAAGGCGTACAGCGCCTTCGGCGAGAAGAAGAACTACGGCAAGGTCTACGAAGGCGTCATCCGCTCGACGTTCGTCGTCGACCCCGAGGGCAAGATCGCCGTGGCGCAGTACAACGTGCGCGCCACGGGGCACGTCGCGAAGCTGTTGCGGGACCTCGACCTGGCGTCCTGA
- a CDS encoding MBL fold metallo-hydrolase: MRLTILGCSGSIPGPNAAASGYLIEADGFVLGLELGNGTLARLQALRDPFDLDALILSHLHPDHCADVSALTVLRRYHPALPYPARPRRLPVYGPSDVRERLTYAYAANEDERATTDLTDVFAFETLRCEPMKIGPFEVTAVPVDHPTPAFGLRFAHGGKTLAYTGDTGVCDTLTDLAGGVDVLLSEASWTDSPDRPAGVHLSGKEAGELGRKAGVGRLLLTHVAPWTDRDAVLAEAAVAFPSAELVEQGAVYDL; encoded by the coding sequence GTGCGTCTCACGATCCTCGGCTGCTCGGGCAGCATCCCCGGGCCCAACGCCGCCGCGTCCGGCTACCTGATCGAGGCGGACGGATTCGTCCTGGGGCTCGAGCTCGGCAACGGGACACTCGCCAGGCTTCAGGCGCTGCGCGACCCGTTCGACCTGGACGCGCTGATCCTTTCGCACCTGCACCCCGATCACTGCGCCGACGTCAGCGCGCTCACCGTGCTGCGGCGCTACCACCCCGCACTGCCGTACCCGGCGAGGCCGCGGCGGCTGCCGGTGTACGGGCCGTCGGACGTGCGGGAGCGGCTCACCTACGCGTACGCGGCGAACGAGGACGAGCGGGCGACCACTGATCTCACGGACGTCTTCGCCTTCGAAACGCTGCGGTGCGAGCCCATGAAGATCGGGCCGTTCGAGGTCACCGCGGTCCCGGTCGACCATCCGACCCCGGCGTTCGGCCTGCGGTTCGCGCACGGCGGCAAGACCCTCGCCTACACCGGGGACACCGGTGTCTGCGACACCCTGACCGATCTCGCGGGCGGCGTCGACGTCCTGCTGTCCGAAGCGTCGTGGACCGACTCGCCCGACCGGCCCGCCGGCGTCCACCTGTCCGGTAAGGAAGCGGGGGAGCTGGGGCGCAAGGCCGGGGTCGGGCGGCTGCTGCTCACCCACGTCGCGCCCTGGACCGACCGCGACGCGGTCCTCGCCGAGGCGGCCGTCGCGTTCCCCTCGGCCGAGCTGGTCGAGCAGGGCGCCGTCTACGACCTCTGA